Proteins encoded by one window of Streptomyces uncialis:
- a CDS encoding 3-hydroxyacyl-CoA dehydrogenase family protein, producing the protein MTLIGVVGAGVMGVGVAQNFAQYGHDVVLVDKDEDTLGTARETITRNCRMSRLMGGPALDPEEILARITTTVDLDALAGAAVVVENVTENWEIKHEVHTMLDKICPPPAVLVVNTSAIPITKVAAVGRHPERVIGVHFMNPVPAKPVVELIPGFHTSPGTVELTRELLRGIGKNAIDVKDASGFVSNRVLMLTVNEAAFLVHEGVATAESVDEVFRGCFGHPMGPLETADLIGVDTILYSVEVLYDHYADSKYRPCPLLKQMTDAGLHGRKTGRGFYTYDS; encoded by the coding sequence ATGACCCTCATCGGCGTAGTGGGCGCGGGTGTCATGGGTGTCGGGGTAGCCCAGAACTTCGCGCAGTACGGACACGATGTCGTCCTTGTCGACAAGGACGAGGACACCCTCGGTACGGCGCGGGAGACCATCACCCGCAACTGCCGGATGAGCCGCCTGATGGGCGGGCCCGCCCTGGACCCGGAGGAGATCCTCGCGAGGATCACCACCACGGTGGACCTGGACGCGCTCGCCGGGGCGGCCGTCGTCGTGGAGAACGTCACGGAGAACTGGGAGATCAAGCACGAGGTCCATACGATGCTCGACAAGATCTGCCCGCCGCCGGCCGTCCTGGTCGTCAACACCTCCGCGATCCCGATCACCAAGGTCGCCGCGGTGGGGCGCCACCCCGAACGGGTCATCGGGGTGCACTTCATGAACCCGGTGCCCGCCAAGCCCGTCGTGGAGCTGATCCCCGGCTTCCACACCTCGCCCGGCACCGTCGAGCTGACCCGTGAACTGCTGCGCGGGATCGGCAAGAACGCGATCGACGTCAAGGACGCCTCCGGCTTCGTCTCCAACCGCGTCCTGATGCTGACCGTGAACGAGGCGGCGTTCCTCGTCCACGAGGGCGTCGCCACGGCGGAGTCCGTGGACGAGGTCTTCCGCGGCTGCTTCGGCCATCCGATGGGCCCGCTGGAGACCGCCGACCTGATCGGTGTCGACACGATCCTCTACAGCGTCGAGGTCCTGTACGACCACTACGCCGACAGCAAGTACCGGCCCTGCCCGCTGCTCAAGCAGATGACCGACGCGGGACTGCACGGCCGCAAGACCGGCCGCGGCTTCTACACCTACGACAGCTGA
- a CDS encoding acyl carrier protein produces MGDTTADRIRTFIEGRFPQAPIAETEDIFSLGYINSLFAMELVMHVEKSFAVTVPNSELRIDNFRTVKAITELVDRLLAATPAGGHR; encoded by the coding sequence ATGGGCGACACCACCGCGGACCGCATCCGGACGTTCATCGAAGGACGGTTCCCCCAGGCCCCGATCGCCGAGACCGAGGACATCTTCTCGCTCGGCTACATCAACTCCCTGTTCGCCATGGAGCTCGTGATGCACGTCGAGAAGAGCTTCGCCGTCACGGTGCCCAACAGCGAGCTGCGGATCGACAACTTCCGCACGGTGAAGGCGATCACGGAGCTCGTCGACCGTCTGCTCGCGGCCACCCCCGCGGGCGGCCACCGATGA
- a CDS encoding acyl-CoA dehydrogenase family protein → MTGPLTAPPPADRAAPDRLTTRAFVDEHIVPYAEEYDRAGTLPDELLDRIAGAGLWAPFLPASLGGADTDMVTLGAIHEEVGRGCSSVRSLLTVHTMVSWALRRWGSPEQLDRWGRELATGRTLGAFCLSEPGTGSDTDSLTTTATPRDGGWVLSGVKKWTTNGQRADLFLVFARGPVSTVALLVPRDTPGVRVTPIEDMLGTRASMLAEISFSEVALGPDALLGPSGFASGMLLTGTLDLGRYSVAAGSVGIIQRCVDACAAYTSRRTVAGSLLRDLPLIRAKLSDMVTDLRAARLLCAEAGRLKDEGDPATIMATWVAKYFASTAAARHAAEAVQVHGANGCGTRYPVARLYRDAKVMEIIEGSNEIQRITIAGEAYQEWVR, encoded by the coding sequence ATGACCGGCCCGCTGACGGCACCCCCACCGGCCGACCGCGCCGCCCCCGACCGCCTGACGACACGGGCGTTCGTCGACGAGCACATCGTGCCGTACGCCGAGGAGTACGACCGCGCGGGCACCCTGCCGGACGAACTGCTCGACCGGATCGCCGGAGCGGGCCTGTGGGCCCCGTTCCTGCCGGCCTCGCTCGGCGGCGCGGACACCGACATGGTGACCCTGGGCGCGATCCACGAGGAGGTGGGCCGGGGCTGCTCGTCCGTACGCAGCCTGCTCACCGTGCACACCATGGTGTCCTGGGCACTGCGGCGCTGGGGCAGCCCGGAACAGCTCGACCGGTGGGGCCGCGAGCTCGCCACCGGCCGCACGCTCGGCGCGTTCTGCCTCTCCGAACCCGGCACCGGAAGCGACACCGACTCCCTGACCACCACCGCCACCCCCAGGGACGGCGGCTGGGTGCTGTCCGGGGTCAAGAAGTGGACGACCAACGGACAGCGCGCCGATCTGTTCCTGGTGTTCGCGCGGGGCCCGGTGTCCACCGTCGCCCTGCTCGTCCCGCGCGACACACCGGGAGTGCGCGTCACCCCGATCGAGGACATGCTCGGCACCCGGGCCTCCATGCTCGCCGAGATCAGCTTCTCCGAGGTGGCGCTGGGCCCCGACGCCCTGCTCGGCCCGAGCGGCTTCGCCTCCGGGATGCTGCTCACGGGCACCCTCGACCTGGGCAGGTACAGCGTCGCCGCAGGCTCCGTCGGCATCATCCAGCGCTGTGTCGACGCGTGCGCCGCGTACACCTCGCGGCGCACCGTCGCCGGTTCGCTGCTGCGGGACCTGCCGCTGATCCGCGCGAAGCTCTCCGACATGGTCACCGATCTGCGCGCGGCACGGCTGCTGTGCGCCGAGGCGGGACGCCTCAAGGACGAGGGGGACCCGGCCACCATCATGGCGACCTGGGTCGCCAAGTACTTCGCGTCCACCGCGGCGGCCCGGCACGCGGCGGAGGCCGTCCAGGTCCACGGCGCGAACGGCTGCGGCACGCGGTACCCGGTGGCCCGGCTCTACCGGGACGCCAAGGTCATGGAGATCATCGAGGGCAGCAACGAGATCCAGCGCATCACCATCGCCGGTGAGGCGTACCAGGAGTGGGTGCGATGA
- a CDS encoding HAD-IIIC family phosphatase has protein sequence MTTNADTRRPAPPEKPVRGRIKCVVWDLDNTVWDGVLLEDDEVTVRPAVVEQIHRLDALGVLHSVASKNDHDTAMAKLREFGLDEMFLYPRISWNAKSASVEQIAAKLNLGLDAFAFVDDQEFELAEVAYALPEVTCVDVAALEEALARPEFSPRFVTDESAQRRGMYRGQLARDDLETGFVGTNEEFLAGLDMTFTIAPARREDLQRAEELTVRTNQLNSTGRTYSYDELDALRESPDHLLLVASLTDRYGSYGKIGLVLVGTGTPDWRLRMMLMSCRVMSRGVGTVLLGHVMGLARDAGAGLRADFVETGRNRMMQITYAFSGFREVARDGDQVELAADLSQLQAPPGYVTLEVLPA, from the coding sequence ATGACGACGAACGCGGACACCCGGCGCCCCGCCCCGCCGGAGAAACCCGTACGGGGCCGGATCAAATGCGTGGTGTGGGACCTCGACAACACCGTCTGGGACGGGGTCCTGCTGGAGGACGACGAGGTGACCGTGCGCCCCGCCGTGGTGGAGCAGATCCACCGGCTGGACGCGCTGGGCGTGCTGCACTCCGTCGCCAGCAAGAACGACCACGACACGGCGATGGCCAAGCTGCGGGAGTTCGGCCTGGACGAGATGTTCCTGTACCCGCGGATCTCCTGGAACGCCAAGTCCGCCTCGGTCGAACAGATCGCGGCCAAGCTCAACCTCGGCCTCGACGCGTTCGCCTTCGTGGACGACCAGGAGTTCGAACTCGCCGAGGTGGCGTACGCCCTGCCCGAGGTCACCTGTGTGGACGTGGCCGCACTGGAAGAGGCCCTGGCCCGACCCGAGTTCAGCCCGCGGTTCGTCACCGACGAGTCGGCGCAGCGGCGCGGGATGTACCGAGGCCAGCTCGCCAGGGACGACCTGGAGACCGGGTTCGTCGGCACCAACGAGGAGTTCCTCGCCGGGCTGGACATGACGTTCACCATCGCCCCCGCCCGGCGCGAGGACCTTCAGCGCGCCGAGGAGCTGACCGTCCGCACCAATCAGCTCAACTCGACGGGCCGGACGTACTCGTACGACGAACTCGACGCGCTGCGCGAGTCCCCGGACCATCTGCTGCTCGTCGCGTCGCTCACCGACCGGTACGGCAGCTACGGCAAGATCGGCCTGGTGCTGGTCGGCACGGGCACGCCCGACTGGCGGCTGCGGATGATGCTGATGTCGTGCCGGGTCATGTCGCGCGGGGTCGGCACCGTACTGCTCGGCCATGTGATGGGGCTGGCCCGGGACGCCGGAGCGGGGCTGCGCGCGGACTTCGTGGAGACCGGCAGGAACCGCATGATGCAGATCACCTACGCGTTCAGCGGCTTCCGCGAGGTCGCCCGCGACGGCGACCAGGTGGAACTGGCCGCCGATCTGTCGCAGCTCCAGGCACCGCCCGGCTATGTCACGCTGGAGGTGCTTCCCGCATGA
- a CDS encoding thioesterase II family protein, whose protein sequence is MTATTATSPVSRWLPYGAPEGRPRLYCLPHAGGSASAFRAWAGRVGPVAVCPLQPPGRETRLGEAPHTRMETLVDQLAEVVLGDAGDEPYAVYGHSLGALVGFELLREIRRRGGRDPVRLIVSGSPAPQWDDDVERPSVATMDDAQVVEMLRVIGGTPDWLLADPAVLRMILPPFRADFAVRESYHYRPAPPLTVPVTALAATADARVPVHSVADWREQTVHGFTSHTLEGGHFAVLEQPSATQAFLRQALGV, encoded by the coding sequence ATGACCGCGACCACCGCGACCTCACCGGTGAGCCGCTGGCTGCCGTACGGCGCGCCGGAGGGCCGCCCCCGGCTCTACTGCCTTCCGCACGCGGGTGGTTCGGCCTCCGCCTTCCGGGCCTGGGCGGGGCGGGTGGGACCGGTCGCCGTGTGCCCCCTCCAGCCGCCCGGCCGGGAGACCCGGCTCGGCGAGGCACCGCACACCCGCATGGAGACCCTGGTCGACCAGCTCGCCGAGGTCGTCCTCGGCGACGCGGGCGACGAGCCCTACGCGGTCTACGGGCACAGCCTCGGCGCGCTCGTCGGCTTCGAGCTGCTGCGGGAGATCCGCAGGCGCGGTGGCCGCGACCCGGTGCGCCTGATCGTGTCGGGTTCCCCGGCGCCGCAGTGGGACGACGACGTCGAACGCCCGTCGGTGGCCACGATGGACGACGCGCAGGTGGTGGAGATGCTGCGCGTCATAGGAGGTACCCCCGACTGGCTGCTGGCCGACCCGGCGGTCCTGCGGATGATCCTGCCGCCGTTCCGCGCCGACTTCGCCGTCCGGGAGAGCTACCACTACCGGCCGGCCCCACCGCTGACCGTGCCCGTCACCGCGCTCGCGGCGACCGCCGACGCGCGGGTCCCCGTGCACTCCGTGGCCGACTGGCGCGAACAGACCGTCCACGGCTTCACCTCGCACACCCTGGAGGGCGGGCACTTCGCGGTCCTCGAACAGCCCTCCGCCACGCAGGCGTTCCTCCGCCAGGCGCTCGGCGTCTGA
- a CDS encoding acyl-CoA dehydrogenase family protein, which translates to MREPDHLRTVQRFVRRELTGREKELDVPADVPRPLYERFATTGLMNWWLPEEHGGRGLGLEESVRIVSALAYGDAGVAFSLFLPILGTSMVDRYGGDELRAGVLGPLAAEGGFCAALASEHEAGSELARTATTVRADGDSLVLDGTKAFATNADHARFLVVIARSADDPDAYLAVVVPRDNPGVNVGKRWDVIGLRSSAAHEVTLSDCRVPAANALRGNGLRLLETGLSASRILIATTALGIARRIRDLCMDYARTKTVKGAPLASNAVFAGRLGQFETLIDVMANQCLAAAREYDAVAARPDAAEEFLRQGTLKSAMTTKMFCGQSGWRIASEASEMFGGLGYTHEAAIGKLVRDMRYVSLFEGGDDVLRELVYHRHVVPVSKRS; encoded by the coding sequence ATGAGAGAACCGGATCACCTCCGCACCGTGCAGCGCTTCGTACGGCGGGAACTGACGGGCCGGGAGAAGGAGCTCGACGTACCGGCCGACGTACCGCGGCCGCTCTACGAGCGGTTCGCCACGACGGGGCTGATGAACTGGTGGCTGCCCGAGGAGCACGGTGGCCGCGGTCTGGGGCTGGAGGAGAGCGTACGGATCGTGTCGGCGCTCGCCTACGGCGACGCGGGCGTGGCCTTCTCGCTGTTCCTGCCGATCCTGGGGACCAGCATGGTCGACCGGTACGGCGGCGACGAGCTCCGGGCAGGGGTCCTCGGTCCGCTCGCCGCGGAGGGCGGCTTCTGCGCCGCGCTCGCCAGCGAGCACGAGGCGGGCAGCGAGCTCGCCAGGACCGCGACGACCGTACGCGCGGACGGCGACAGCCTCGTCCTCGACGGGACGAAGGCCTTCGCCACGAACGCCGACCACGCGCGCTTCCTCGTCGTCATCGCCCGGTCCGCGGACGACCCCGACGCGTATCTCGCCGTCGTCGTGCCGCGCGACAACCCGGGCGTGAACGTGGGGAAGCGGTGGGACGTCATCGGGCTGCGGTCGTCGGCGGCCCATGAGGTGACCCTGTCCGACTGCCGGGTGCCCGCGGCGAACGCGTTGCGCGGCAACGGTCTGCGGCTGCTGGAGACCGGTCTCAGCGCGAGCCGGATACTCATCGCCACCACCGCGCTGGGTATCGCGCGCCGTATCCGTGACCTGTGCATGGACTACGCGAGGACGAAGACGGTCAAGGGCGCGCCGCTGGCCTCGAACGCGGTGTTCGCGGGGCGGCTCGGGCAGTTCGAGACGCTGATCGACGTGATGGCGAACCAGTGCCTGGCCGCCGCCCGTGAGTACGACGCCGTCGCCGCGCGGCCGGACGCCGCCGAGGAGTTCCTGCGGCAGGGCACCCTCAAGTCGGCGATGACCACGAAGATGTTCTGCGGCCAGAGCGGCTGGCGGATCGCCTCGGAGGCGTCGGAGATGTTCGGCGGTCTCGGCTACACCCATGAGGCCGCCATCGGGAAGCTGGTGCGCGACATGCGGTACGTGTCCCTCTTCGAGGGCGGTGACGACGTACTGCGCGAGCTGGTGTACCACCGTCATGTGGTGCCGGTGTCCAAGCGGTCCTGA
- a CDS encoding beta-ketoacyl synthase N-terminal-like domain-containing protein, producing MEETAYDSAVALVGMAGRFPGADDVGALWRNLRAGVSGLRPVTDEELDRAGVDPALRADPAYVRVGGPVDGLDRFDAAAFGFSAREAETMEPQHRLFLECSWEALERAGYCPTEPGVPVGVFAGCGFPDYMVGNVSHLATERGAGQLFATGNERDSLTSLVSYKLGLRGPSLTVQTFCSTSLVAVHLACQSLLTYECDMALAGGAYLPLPQPAGYLHEEGGILSPDGRVRSLGASANGTVMGSGVGVVTLKRLADAQADGDVVHAVILGSAVNNDGRERAGYAAPGVEGQAAVVGTALAVAGVKPESVGYVECHAVGTGLGDSIEFAALGRVFRTPSGTPCVLSSVKPSIGHLDRAAGVTGLMRAALSLRHETLPGTAHFEAPNPTLATLADRFTVLARDRPWPAGPEPRRAGVSAFGVGGTNAHVVLEQAPAREPRPAPPGPHLLTFSAGGPQALDALTERLRAHLDEHREDELADVAFTLQMSRGRFALRRAVVCADHDDAVAALADPARLIDGETVRRDPWVRLTPGDGVPDTWWSELAAAADRLLTGDEGGGERTAGRDTALAVLGGALSGLGVRVWSDGAVGATEEVVVAPGGRTAADWVLTTLARLWQAGASIDWAALHAGRGRRVELPSYPFQRSRHWVDAEPPRERGGAHQGAPATFLPDWRRRPLPLTGLDARLRAAGPWLLLAADARGEALGARLLHAGAEVVTVRPGGDFAAHDDGDFTVRADSSDDLTAMLRSQLVTPRTVVHGFALAPDGEDGGGLASALAVTRAYAGRPVARPAALALLTSGAVGVGGTGPDRPGHAALAAWATQQPDPFCHHVDLDAGADPGQVLAALTVPYEGPVAVRGDEAWVRCYQPHPLAPDDEHPFAGPGETVLITDGLGPTALPLALRLARAHGPRLVLTTPVPLPDRAHRDRFADDDGPVGRAVRAVAALEATGAPLLVLPVPAGDEAALRAAVRAAVDRFGSLDVLVHSAGPDPAPGPGLPEGVRAAVRELRTVIRVGADPAVRRRVVLAPAVAGSGAATAGPSPVGAALAAYAGAARPRGEGRWTVVTRDAGDDGDLGDTGELLARAASAGHLAEVMLSTRPLAGRAVLAPADGRAADAVVADEGPNRPRPALATPYVEPAAGLERTVADLWAAGLGLDSVGADDNFFELGGRSLVAVQLALRVREALRAPLPSTALVEHPTVRLLSAEITALTGARSSADDNRGLPR from the coding sequence GTGGAGGAAACCGCGTACGACTCAGCAGTGGCGCTCGTCGGCATGGCCGGACGCTTCCCCGGCGCCGACGACGTCGGTGCCCTGTGGCGCAATCTGCGGGCCGGGGTCAGCGGTCTGCGCCCTGTCACCGACGAGGAGCTCGACCGGGCCGGGGTGGACCCCGCGCTGCGCGCCGACCCGGCGTACGTACGGGTCGGCGGACCGGTGGACGGACTCGACCGGTTCGACGCGGCGGCCTTCGGGTTCAGCGCGCGCGAGGCGGAGACGATGGAGCCGCAGCACCGGCTGTTCCTCGAATGCTCCTGGGAGGCGCTGGAGCGCGCCGGGTACTGCCCGACCGAACCGGGCGTCCCTGTCGGGGTGTTCGCCGGTTGCGGCTTTCCCGACTACATGGTCGGGAACGTCTCCCATCTGGCGACGGAACGCGGCGCGGGGCAGCTCTTCGCCACCGGCAACGAACGGGACTCCCTGACCTCGCTGGTCTCGTACAAGCTGGGTCTGCGCGGGCCGAGTCTGACGGTGCAGACGTTCTGCTCGACCTCGCTCGTCGCGGTGCACCTCGCGTGCCAGAGCCTGCTGACGTACGAGTGCGACATGGCGCTCGCGGGCGGCGCCTATCTGCCGCTGCCCCAGCCGGCGGGCTATCTCCACGAGGAAGGCGGCATCCTCTCCCCCGACGGCCGGGTGCGCAGCCTCGGAGCGTCCGCGAACGGCACCGTCATGGGGTCGGGCGTGGGTGTCGTGACGCTGAAGCGGCTGGCCGACGCGCAGGCCGACGGTGATGTGGTCCACGCGGTGATCCTGGGCTCCGCCGTCAACAACGACGGCCGTGAGCGCGCCGGTTACGCCGCGCCGGGCGTCGAGGGACAGGCAGCCGTCGTCGGGACCGCGCTCGCCGTCGCCGGGGTGAAACCCGAGTCGGTCGGCTATGTCGAGTGCCACGCCGTGGGCACGGGGCTCGGGGACTCCATCGAGTTCGCCGCGCTCGGCCGGGTGTTCCGGACACCGTCCGGGACGCCGTGCGTGCTCAGCTCGGTGAAACCGTCCATCGGCCATCTCGACCGCGCCGCCGGTGTCACCGGACTGATGCGCGCCGCGCTGAGCCTGCGCCACGAGACGCTGCCGGGCACCGCGCACTTCGAGGCGCCGAACCCGACCCTCGCCACGCTCGCCGACCGCTTCACGGTGCTCGCGCGGGACCGCCCCTGGCCGGCCGGTCCCGAACCGCGCCGCGCCGGGGTCAGCGCCTTCGGGGTGGGCGGCACCAACGCCCATGTGGTGCTGGAGCAGGCACCCGCGCGCGAGCCGCGCCCCGCGCCGCCCGGACCGCATCTGCTGACGTTCTCCGCGGGCGGCCCGCAGGCGCTCGACGCGCTCACCGAGCGGCTGCGGGCGCATCTCGACGAGCACCGCGAGGACGAGCTGGCCGATGTGGCGTTCACGCTCCAGATGTCGCGGGGCCGCTTCGCGCTGCGCCGCGCGGTCGTCTGCGCCGACCACGACGACGCGGTGGCCGCCCTCGCGGACCCCGCACGCCTGATCGACGGCGAGACCGTGCGCCGCGACCCGTGGGTACGGCTCACCCCGGGCGACGGCGTCCCCGACACCTGGTGGTCCGAGCTGGCCGCGGCGGCGGACCGCCTCCTGACGGGCGACGAAGGCGGGGGCGAGCGCACGGCCGGCCGGGACACCGCGCTCGCCGTGCTCGGCGGGGCGCTGTCCGGGCTCGGGGTGCGGGTGTGGTCCGACGGGGCCGTGGGCGCCACCGAGGAGGTCGTCGTCGCACCCGGTGGACGGACGGCCGCCGACTGGGTGCTGACCACGCTCGCGCGGCTCTGGCAGGCCGGTGCGAGCATCGACTGGGCCGCGCTTCACGCCGGGCGTGGCCGCCGTGTCGAGCTGCCCTCGTACCCGTTCCAGCGGTCGCGGCACTGGGTCGACGCCGAGCCGCCGCGGGAGCGGGGCGGTGCCCACCAGGGCGCCCCGGCGACCTTCCTGCCGGACTGGCGCCGCCGTCCGCTGCCGCTCACGGGCCTCGACGCGCGGCTGCGCGCCGCCGGACCGTGGCTGCTGCTCGCCGCCGACGCCCGGGGTGAGGCGCTGGGCGCGCGGCTGCTCCACGCGGGCGCCGAGGTCGTCACCGTCCGGCCGGGCGGGGACTTCGCCGCGCACGACGACGGCGACTTCACCGTCCGGGCCGACTCGTCCGACGATCTCACCGCGATGCTGCGCTCCCAGCTCGTCACACCCCGCACGGTGGTGCACGGCTTCGCCCTGGCCCCGGACGGCGAGGACGGGGGCGGCCTCGCCTCCGCGCTCGCCGTGACCCGTGCGTACGCCGGGCGACCGGTCGCGCGCCCCGCGGCGCTCGCCCTGCTGACCTCGGGTGCCGTCGGCGTCGGCGGCACCGGCCCCGACCGTCCCGGGCACGCCGCGCTCGCGGCCTGGGCCACGCAGCAGCCGGACCCCTTCTGCCACCATGTCGACCTGGACGCGGGAGCCGACCCCGGGCAGGTGCTCGCCGCGCTGACGGTGCCGTACGAAGGGCCCGTCGCGGTCCGGGGCGACGAGGCGTGGGTGCGCTGCTACCAGCCCCACCCGCTCGCACCCGACGACGAGCACCCGTTCGCCGGTCCCGGCGAGACCGTCCTGATCACCGACGGGCTCGGCCCCACCGCGCTGCCCCTCGCGCTCCGTCTGGCCCGCGCGCACGGCCCCCGGCTCGTCCTGACCACCCCCGTGCCGCTGCCGGACCGCGCGCACCGGGACCGGTTCGCCGACGACGACGGGCCCGTCGGACGCGCGGTCCGCGCCGTGGCCGCGCTGGAGGCGACCGGTGCCCCCCTGTTGGTGCTGCCCGTCCCGGCGGGGGACGAGGCCGCGCTGCGCGCGGCGGTCCGTGCCGCGGTCGACCGCTTCGGCTCCCTGGACGTGCTCGTCCACAGCGCGGGTCCGGACCCGGCGCCGGGTCCCGGCCTCCCGGAGGGGGTGCGGGCGGCCGTACGGGAGTTGCGGACGGTGATCCGGGTCGGCGCGGATCCCGCCGTCCGGCGGCGGGTGGTCCTCGCTCCGGCGGTGGCCGGGTCGGGCGCCGCGACCGCGGGCCCCTCCCCCGTGGGCGCCGCGCTCGCCGCGTACGCCGGTGCGGCGCGACCGCGCGGCGAGGGCCGGTGGACCGTCGTGACCCGGGACGCGGGCGACGACGGGGACCTGGGCGACACGGGCGAGCTGCTCGCACGGGCCGCCTCCGCCGGTCATCTCGCCGAGGTGATGCTCTCCACCCGGCCCCTGGCCGGGCGGGCGGTACTCGCGCCCGCCGACGGCCGGGCGGCGGACGCCGTCGTGGCCGACGAGGGGCCGAACCGTCCGCGCCCCGCGCTCGCCACCCCGTACGTGGAGCCCGCCGCCGGTCTCGAACGCACCGTCGCCGATCTCTGGGCCGCCGGTCTGGGACTGGACTCCGTCGGCGCCGACGACAACTTCTTCGAGCTCGGCGGGCGTTCCCTGGTGGCGGTCCAGCTCGCCCTGCGTGTCCGCGAGGCCCTGCGGGCCCCGCTGCCGTCGACGGCGCTCGTGGAACATCCGACGGTGCGTCTGCTCAGCGCCGAGATCACCGCACTGACCGGCGCCCGGAGCAGCGCCGACGACAACCGAGGACTTCCGCGATGA
- a CDS encoding condensation domain-containing protein: protein MTASKSANLCWGQRYHWLRYQQVPAGSRHEAHITDTFRLPAGTTLAQVRSVLGYLVRRHEVLRTVYDARAHPWPRQRVQPPAPVTVHEVSGEPDGTPSPAEFTGALTAAPFDLAAEWPMRACVVTRGGVPDRLHLVFNHVAFDDVALDALRREFEAVLTGVLDGRPAVLPPVRDQPADLAAREAATSDQAVEEALGHWRDVAARLPADMYARRRAPAVAGAAHSASFTSPDLLATVAGLAERHRVWPAAVHLAAYAVTMAAHTGEDLVSHRMYTSLREDGGRAALMTCQSSPALVAMDLSDDPPFSEVLRRAAARVEQALAHARVPYDGIVELLSRESTRRGQRVRVASELNFLDHKPRSCGVRRDRFTPNPEPAHWARSGSDTYFRVYEWQDGITLVLQAMDAVMDADAVERFLRGYAALLDAHRDPGADLRAGEAARRMGFAPAPERPLTRIGPDAVDLAETRRVLLGHPAVASVTVTADPRGLTAEVVAAADVTPAALRVHVLGALHDHPAARCPGLFRVTVTGSGAPVVEGDGRTGPAVSPATDAEHALTAVVAEVNGLDGVDLSESYTGAGGRALRTPRVVAELRARGWEGVSPGDLTCVRPLLTLAGAMVRSP from the coding sequence ATGACCGCGTCGAAGAGCGCGAACCTCTGCTGGGGGCAGCGGTACCACTGGCTGCGGTACCAGCAGGTGCCCGCCGGCTCGCGGCACGAGGCGCACATCACCGACACCTTCCGGCTGCCCGCCGGTACCACGCTCGCCCAGGTACGGTCCGTGCTCGGCTATCTCGTGCGCAGGCACGAGGTGCTGCGCACCGTGTACGACGCGCGGGCGCATCCCTGGCCGCGGCAGCGTGTCCAGCCGCCGGCCCCCGTCACCGTCCATGAGGTGAGCGGTGAGCCCGACGGGACCCCGTCGCCCGCCGAGTTCACCGGGGCGCTGACCGCGGCCCCGTTCGACCTGGCCGCCGAGTGGCCCATGCGCGCCTGTGTCGTCACCCGCGGCGGGGTGCCCGACCGGCTCCATCTGGTCTTCAACCATGTGGCCTTCGACGATGTCGCGCTCGACGCGCTCCGCCGGGAGTTCGAGGCCGTGCTGACGGGCGTCCTGGACGGGCGGCCCGCCGTGCTGCCGCCCGTCCGGGACCAGCCCGCCGATCTGGCCGCCCGTGAGGCGGCCACTTCGGACCAGGCGGTCGAGGAGGCCCTCGGTCACTGGCGTGACGTGGCCGCGCGGCTGCCCGCCGACATGTACGCGCGCCGCCGCGCGCCCGCGGTGGCCGGTGCGGCGCACAGTGCCTCGTTCACCTCGCCCGACCTGCTCGCGACCGTGGCGGGCCTCGCCGAACGGCACCGTGTCTGGCCCGCCGCGGTGCATCTCGCCGCGTACGCGGTGACCATGGCCGCCCACACCGGCGAGGACCTGGTGTCGCACCGGATGTACACCAGTCTGCGTGAGGACGGCGGCCGGGCGGCCCTGATGACCTGCCAGTCGAGTCCCGCGCTGGTGGCCATGGACCTCTCGGACGACCCGCCGTTCAGCGAGGTGCTGCGGCGGGCGGCGGCCAGGGTCGAGCAGGCGCTGGCGCACGCGCGTGTCCCGTACGACGGGATCGTCGAACTCCTCTCCCGTGAGTCCACCCGGCGCGGCCAGCGCGTCCGGGTCGCCTCCGAGCTCAACTTCCTGGACCACAAGCCCCGTTCGTGCGGGGTGCGGCGCGACAGGTTCACCCCGAACCCGGAGCCCGCGCACTGGGCGCGCTCCGGCTCCGACACCTACTTCCGCGTCTACGAGTGGCAGGACGGGATCACCCTGGTCCTCCAGGCCATGGACGCCGTCATGGACGCCGACGCGGTGGAGCGGTTCCTGCGCGGCTACGCGGCGCTCCTGGACGCCCACCGCGACCCCGGAGCGGATCTGCGGGCCGGTGAGGCCGCGCGGCGGATGGGGTTCGCACCGGCCCCCGAACGTCCCCTGACCCGGATCGGCCCGGACGCGGTGGATCTCGCGGAGACCCGGCGGGTGCTCCTCGGGCACCCGGCGGTCGCCTCCGTCACGGTGACCGCGGACCCGCGCGGGCTCACCGCCGAGGTGGTGGCCGCGGCGGATGTCACGCCCGCCGCGCTGCGCGTCCATGTGCTCGGCGCCCTGCACGACCACCCCGCGGCACGCTGCCCCGGCCTGTTCCGTGTCACCGTCACCGGATCCGGGGCCCCGGTGGTGGAGGGCGACGGACGGACGGGCCCGGCCGTGTCCCCGGCCACCGACGCCGAACACGCGCTGACGGCGGTCGTCGCCGAGGTCAACGGCCTTGACGGGGTGGATCTGTCGGAGAGCTACACCGGGGCGGGCGGCCGGGCGCTGCGGACACCGCGGGTGGTCGCCGAGCTGCGGGCGCGCGGCTGGGAGGGCGTGTCGCCCGGCGATCTCACCTGCGTACGGCCGCTGCTGACGCTGGCCGGGGCGATGGTGCGGTCCCCGTGA